One window of the Candidatus Stoquefichus sp. SB1 genome contains the following:
- a CDS encoding reverse transcriptase family protein, with the protein MWKYMDQNQSQEFLLSLHLLHNQLSDKEKVKMLYSISNSIEENYNIIKIKKRNGSLRTIYQPHTNLKLIQRQILKTILNNRSVSTYAKAYHKNIGLKDNAYPHVHQKRILKLDIKDFFEHIQFIDVYNACFSLAYFPQSIGHLLTQLCTYHGYLPQGAPTSAYISNLVMKEFDEQIGEWCENKHICYTRYSDDMTFSGDFNPREVIQRVRKALYPLGLEINNQKIHVIGNGQQQNVTGLVVNQKVQTSSRYRKKVRQAIYYMKKYGLESHLSAIQYQQSPQNYLHHLYGQVQYILQINPLDQEFQSYQEYLKKIK; encoded by the coding sequence ATGTGGAAATATATGGATCAGAATCAATCTCAAGAATTTTTATTATCCCTTCATTTGCTGCATAATCAATTATCCGATAAAGAGAAAGTAAAAATGCTTTATTCCATCAGTAATTCAATAGAAGAAAATTATAATATAATTAAAATAAAAAAGAGAAATGGATCATTAAGAACTATTTATCAACCACATACGAATTTGAAATTAATTCAAAGACAGATTTTAAAAACTATTCTTAATAATAGAAGTGTTTCTACTTATGCAAAAGCATATCATAAAAATATTGGATTAAAAGATAATGCATATCCACATGTTCATCAAAAAAGAATCCTTAAATTAGATATTAAAGATTTTTTTGAACATATTCAATTTATAGATGTTTATAATGCATGTTTTTCATTAGCATACTTTCCTCAATCTATTGGTCATTTATTAACACAACTGTGTACTTATCATGGATATTTGCCACAAGGGGCACCTACATCTGCTTATATATCTAATTTGGTAATGAAAGAATTTGATGAACAGATAGGTGAATGGTGTGAAAACAAGCATATTTGTTATACAAGATATTCTGATGATATGACATTCTCAGGTGATTTCAATCCCCGTGAAGTGATTCAAAGAGTTAGAAAAGCTCTTTACCCTCTAGGACTTGAAATAAACAATCAGAAGATTCATGTTATTGGGAATGGACAGCAACAAAATGTGACAGGGCTAGTTGTGAATCAAAAAGTTCAAACATCAAGTCGTTATCGAAAAAAAGTAAGACAAGCGATTTATTATATGAAAAAATATGGACTGGAATCACATTTATCCGCTATTCAATATCAGCAATCACCACAAAATTATTTACATCATCTTTATGGACAAGTCCAATATATTCTACAAATCAATCCACTTGATCAAGAATTTCAATCCTATCAAGAATACTTAAAAAAGATAAAATAA
- a CDS encoding M15 family metallopeptidase, with amino-acid sequence MKYKLKKWCVLLLTSIGILIFCFIIFLYMTNQNKSTVPANNQTTQQTQLPKPKKDELLTLVNYQNQIPDNWQVDLVQLNNGQSIDKRAYPDLQQMMDDARAQGLSPFICSSYRTQAKQQKLFNNEVMSYQKQSSSQEEAEEKASFWVARPGTSEHQMGLAVDIVATSHQLLDESQEKTAEQQWLIENCYKYGFILRYPNDKNQITKVGYEPWHYRYVGKEHAKTIMQEGICLEEYLDKYF; translated from the coding sequence ATGAAATACAAACTCAAAAAATGGTGTGTTTTATTATTAACAAGTATCGGAATACTTATTTTCTGTTTTATAATTTTCCTATATATGACAAACCAAAACAAATCAACTGTACCTGCCAACAATCAAACAACTCAGCAAACGCAACTGCCTAAGCCCAAAAAAGATGAATTGTTAACACTCGTCAATTATCAGAATCAAATTCCAGATAACTGGCAAGTGGATTTAGTTCAACTCAACAATGGACAATCTATAGATAAACGTGCATATCCAGATCTTCAACAAATGATGGATGATGCAAGAGCACAGGGTCTCAGTCCTTTCATCTGTTCATCATATCGTACTCAAGCTAAACAACAAAAACTTTTTAATAATGAAGTTATGAGCTATCAGAAACAATCTTCTAGTCAGGAAGAAGCAGAAGAAAAAGCCTCTTTTTGGGTGGCAAGACCTGGTACTAGTGAACATCAAATGGGATTAGCAGTTGATATTGTCGCAACAAGTCATCAACTATTAGATGAAAGCCAAGAAAAAACTGCTGAGCAGCAATGGCTTATTGAAAATTGTTATAAATATGGTTTTATCTTACGATATCCTAATGATAAAAATCAAATCACTAAGGTTGGATATGAACCTTGGCATTATCGTTATGTTGGTAAAGAACATGCTAAAACAATAATGCAGGAAGGGATTTGTTTAGAAGAATATTTAGATAAATATTTTTAA